The genomic interval TCGCACGCTCGGGCTGTGCGAGCTCACGCCGATTCAAGCCAGCCTCGGCGTTTCACCGGGCTGCTATCTGGCGCTGTTCAGTTCGAAGAACTTGAGTTAAGGAAGCTCTTAAGCCGCGGCCGCGTCGGCGACGTACTCGGCGACGATGCCTTTGAGCCGTTTCGCGCTGGCGTCCATGCCGCTCTGTTCGTCCTCGGAGAGGTGCGGCCAGATCACGGACTCGACGCCGTTGCGTCCGACGACGCTGGGGAGCGAGAGCGTCACGCCGTAATTGGGCTGATACGACCCGACCGGGAGCACCGCGCGCTCGTCGCGCAAGATGCTCTCGGCGACGCGCGCCACCACCATGCCGATGCCGTACTGGCTTGCGCCGATTCCTTCGATGATCGAAATGTTGGCAAAGCGCACGTCGTGCTCGACCGATGCGCGGAATTCGTCGAAGGCGATGCGCCGTTCGGCGACGAGCTGCGCGAGCGGCTTGCCGCCCACGCGCACCGACGACCAGCAGAACACGCTATACGTGCCGTGTTCACTGATCACGTAGGCCTCGACGCTCTGCGGGCTCACGTTGAACCGTTCGGCGATGTGCACGCGAAAGCGCAGCGTATCGAGCAGCGTGCTGGTGCTGAGCACGCGCGTATGACCGGCCAAACGGCAGGTGAGATCGACCAGCGGCTCGGGCGGATTGGTCACGACCATGATGACGGCCATCGGCGCGGCCTCGACGATTTGCGGAACGATCTCCTCGAACACGCCGACGTTGGCATGCAGAAGGCGCAAGCGTCCCAGCGGATCGTTGCGATCGGTGGCGCCGCCGTCTTTCTCGTTCAAGCCGGCCGTGATCACCACCACTCCGGCGCCGGCCAGGTCGGCAAAGTTTCCGGCGCGCACGTCGACCGCGGGGGAGAGGGGCGTGCCGTAGCGCAGATCGGTCGCTACGCCTTTGGCGCGCGCGTGGTTGCGATCGACCAAGACGATATCGCTTGCGACGGAGCGTACGCACGATGCGAGTGCGGCGGCGGCCCCGACCGCGCCGGCTCCGACGATTCCGAGCTTGTTCATTTGCTGCCTGCCTTTGAGATTTGCATCGTTGCCGCGAGTGCGGTGGTCGGGTGCGGCTGGAGCATCGGCAGATGCCGGATGCTCAGGGTGATGAACGTGATGACGCAGATGACGCCGAAGATGCGTTTGAGTTGGGGCGACTTCAATTTGTTGGAATAGCGCGCGCCGAAATGCGCGCCGATCACGGCGCCGATCGCGAGCGGAATCGCGAGCGCCCAGTCGACGCGGGCTTCGTGAATCTGCGCCAGCACGCCGGGCCAAATGTAGATGGTCGCGATGAAGGACGCGGTCGGCATTGCGACGTAGGCGGGCAGCTTGTAGCGCCACAGCAAGAGCGGGATCGCCACCGTGCCGGCACCGATGCCGAACAGGCTCGACGAAAAGCCGACCAGCATGCCCATCAGGGCAAATTCGATGTTTGAAGCGCGCAGCGAACGGTCGGATTCGATCTGCGTATCCGGGATCTCGGCCTTCGGCGCGGGCTTGAGCATGTTGAACGCGATGAAGAGCAGCATCAGGCCGTAGAGCACGTCGAACTGGCTCGAGCTGACGTACTTCAGTCCGACGACGCCGGCGAGCGCGCCGACGATGCCGCCGAGCCCGATCGACCAGCCGATCCGCAGATTGATACGCTTCTTCTTGCGTAGCGCAAAGGACGCGACCGCGACGTTCACGCCGACCATGAAGAGCGAGGTTGCAGCTACGACTTGCGGCGTCAGGTGACCGGAGAGCCGCAGGATCGGAACGGAGATGAAGCCTCCGCCGAATCCGACGAGGCTTCCGAAGAAACAGGCGACGACCCCCAGCACGATGCTGAAGAACGATGCGAGGAACGGCAGGCCGTCAAAGATGTGCTGCATACATCCTTGATATCGGGCTGCAGCGAGCAAGCGACTAGAGTCGCAAACGCCGTGCGGGTTAACTCATTGTAAGCGCAGTGTCTTTGCTCTGTTAACCGCAGCTACCGATGATGATTAAGACCTAACCGAGGAAATGCAGAGAAGCCCGACAAGTGTCGGGCTTCGTCTAGTTTTTCGGGAGAAGCTCGGTGAGCTTGAGCAGATATTCTTTACGCGATTCCAACACTTGGTTGGTGAACGCGAACGTTTGCGAGATGAGTTCGGCCGGCGTCGGCAGCTTGGCCGGGCCGTTCTGCTCGATCAGCTCGTTGATCGAGGCGATGGCCTTGACGTTGACGTCTTGCGCCTGCTTGAGGCCGTTCAGGAACTCGGTCTGGGCCTTCTCGAGGAATTCGGTGTAGCTATTCATGGACGTACTCCTTAACGTGTGTACGCTAAGTATAC from Candidatus Baltobacteraceae bacterium carries:
- a CDS encoding sulfite exporter TauE/SafE family protein encodes the protein MQHIFDGLPFLASFFSIVLGVVACFFGSLVGFGGGFISVPILRLSGHLTPQVVAATSLFMVGVNVAVASFALRKKKRINLRIGWSIGLGGIVGALAGVVGLKYVSSSQFDVLYGLMLLFIAFNMLKPAPKAEIPDTQIESDRSLRASNIEFALMGMLVGFSSSLFGIGAGTVAIPLLLWRYKLPAYVAMPTASFIATIYIWPGVLAQIHEARVDWALAIPLAIGAVIGAHFGARYSNKLKSPQLKRIFGVICVITFITLSIRHLPMLQPHPTTALAATMQISKAGSK